The sequence CGCAGGGTATCCATCGTTTGCTCTTGTAGCTTGCCAAGCGCCGTGTCCATATCCACTTCCATCAAGAAGTGAACACCACCACGCAGGTCAAGACCAAGCTTCATCGGCTCTGCACCCAATTTTGCAAGCCACGAAGGCGTTGCTGGAGCCAGATTCAGCGCGATTACGTATTTGTCCCCCATCGCCGCCATCAGTGCTTCACGAGCACGCAGCTGGACGTCAGGATCTCTAAAGCGAGCCAGAATTGCACCATTTTCCAGCGCAATAGACTTGCTCGCTATATTGTCTTTTTCTAAAACATCACGGACTTGAACCAGCGTTGTTTCACTGGCGGCGATTCCTCGCGCACCAGTGATTTGAACAGCCGGATCCTCTCCATAAAGGTTGGGAAGTGCATATAGCAGACCGACGAAGATCACAACGATCAGCATCAGATACTTCCACAAAGGATAACGGTTTAACACGGCAATTCCCTTCGGGAAAATCGAAAATTACAGAGCCTTCATTGTACCTTTCGGTAAAACGGCAGCAACGAAGTCACGTTTGATCATCACTTCAGTGGTGTCGTTCAGCGCGATTACGATATAACCTGTTTCCGCAACTTTAGTGACACGACCAAGCAAACCACCGGTGGTCAACACTTCATCACCTTTACCAATAGAATCCATCAGTTTTTTGTGTTCTTTGGCACGTTTTTGCTGTGGACGCAGGATCATGAAGTAAAAAATCAGACCAAATACCACCAGCATAATCACCAGGGAGTACGGGCTGCTCTGAGCTGGAGCCCCAGCGGATGCGACAGCATCAGAAATGAAAAGACTCATTAAAATTCCCTCATTGTTATCAAAATCAGTAGTGTGAAATCAGTGCGATAAAACAGAAACGCTAAATCGTAACTGTTAGATCTACAAATACAAAGGTAATAATTTTAAAATCAAACGCTTAATTGTGGAGATAGTGGCGGAACAGGTTTCCCTATGCGGCCATAGAAATCTTCAACGAAGCTCTCTAATTTACCCTCTTCAATAGCCTGACGTAAACCCGCCATTAAGCGTTGGTAGTAACGCAGGTTATGGATGGTATTGAGTCGCGCCCCCAGTATTTCGTTGCAACGGTCGAGATGATGCAAGTAGGCGCGGCTATAATTGCGACAAGTGTAGCAATCACAATGCTCGTCCAGCGTTGCAGTATCACTCTTATGCTTGGCATTACGGATTTTTACGACCCCGTCAGTGACAAACAAATGACCATTACGGGCATTGCGCGTTGGCATAACACAGTCAAACATGTCGATACCACGACGTACACCTTCGACCAAATCCTCAGGTTTCCCCACGCCCATCAAATAACGTGGTTTATCCGCTGGGATCTGCGGGCAAACATGTTCCAGAATGCGATGCATATCCTCTTTTGGCTCACCTACCGCCAAGCCGCCCACAGCGTAACCATCAAAACCGATATCTACCAGCCCTTTTACGGACACATCACGTAAATCTTCGTAAACACCGCCTTGAATAATACCGAACAGTGCATTTTTATTGTTCAGCTCATCAAAGCGTTGGCGGCTACGCGCAGCCCAGCGTAATGACATTTCCATCGAACGCTTAGCATAATCCCAGTCTGCGGGGTATGGCGTGCATTCGTCGAAAATCATCACGATATCGGAGCCGAGATCATACTGAATTTCCATCGATTTTTCTGGGCTGAGAAACACTTTATCGCCGTTGATCGGGTTTTGGAACGTCACCCCTTCTTCTTTGATTTTGCGCATCGCCCCCAAGCTAAATACCTGGAAGCCGCCGGAGTCAGTCAGGATTGGGCCGTGCCATTGCATAAAATCATGCAAGTCACCGTGTAACTTCATGATTTCCTGGCCCGGACGCAACCACAGGTGGAAAGTGTTCCCTAGCAAGATTTGCGCACCGGTTTCTTTGACTTCTTCCGGTGTCATCCCTTTTACTGTGCCGTAAGTGCCAACTGGCATGAATGCCGGGGTCTCTACTACGCCGCGTTCAAATACCAGACGACCACGGCGGGCGCGCCCGTCAGTTTTTTGTAATTCGTACTTCACATAACCTCCAGCATCAGAGAAACAGTCTGATGTGTGATCAAAAGGAGCGCATCATAACAACTGTCTAACCCGCTACACAAGCCAGCCAGCTTAAGTAGCACTTATCGTTGCGTTGAAATAGCAAGAGATACATTGAAAAATGCTACCACGCTCTTGATGTCAGACTCCCTGAATAATTCGCATTAGTTGAGAAATTAAGGACGCGGTTTCCTGTTGCCGCTGTGTGCAACGTGTTTGAGATCCATCACAGCAGTTATAAATACTGGCGGCAGCCAAAGAATCCTGAGACCACGCGAGTGGCATTACTGATGCCTAATCAGGTCTGGTGCGGTGATGTCATTTATATCTGGGCAGGAAAACGCTAAATTCGCGGCTATTTTTTGTTGGCTACTACAGGCAAACCGGTATTTACTCAGGATAAGTTTAGAGAGAGGCGGTTGTCGAACGGGCTAAAAAATGGCAGGCCAATGAATTCTGATATCATTGCTTACTCTTCAAGGTAGTTGTCCCCCATCTCATTCAATGTATCTGTAATTAGAGCCACCTCGCTGCATTGTTTTTCTTTTTCGCCCGTTTTGTTGAGTTTCGAATTACAAAATTGATTCAATTTCCCAACCCAATAAGCTTTAAGTATTGCTGAATCTACCAATTTAATGCATGCAACGTATTCCTTTTTAGAATAACTGCGGATACAGGCAGCTTCAGATACTCGCGATATCGCATGTACTGGTTTGGTTTCATTTGGTGGATGAGAAATAGAAAATACTGAACTTGAAATAAACAGGGTCGCTAAGACTAACTTCATGTTATCACCTTGTAATTTGCTTG comes from Yersinia canariae and encodes:
- the yajC gene encoding preprotein translocase subunit YajC, giving the protein MSLFISDAVASAGAPAQSSPYSLVIMLVVFGLIFYFMILRPQQKRAKEHKKLMDSIGKGDEVLTTGGLLGRVTKVAETGYIVIALNDTTEVMIKRDFVAAVLPKGTMKAL
- the tgt gene encoding tRNA guanosine(34) transglycosylase Tgt gives rise to the protein MKYELQKTDGRARRGRLVFERGVVETPAFMPVGTYGTVKGMTPEEVKETGAQILLGNTFHLWLRPGQEIMKLHGDLHDFMQWHGPILTDSGGFQVFSLGAMRKIKEEGVTFQNPINGDKVFLSPEKSMEIQYDLGSDIVMIFDECTPYPADWDYAKRSMEMSLRWAARSRQRFDELNNKNALFGIIQGGVYEDLRDVSVKGLVDIGFDGYAVGGLAVGEPKEDMHRILEHVCPQIPADKPRYLMGVGKPEDLVEGVRRGIDMFDCVMPTRNARNGHLFVTDGVVKIRNAKHKSDTATLDEHCDCYTCRNYSRAYLHHLDRCNEILGARLNTIHNLRYYQRLMAGLRQAIEEGKLESFVEDFYGRIGKPVPPLSPQLSV